A window from Aliamphritea hakodatensis encodes these proteins:
- a CDS encoding universal stress protein translates to MSNTLIVGLDGSESGSRALAYAKRLASLIPDCTLELVYVIEWTPYSFQTPEENATRHKRREEEIAVATSRVIDPAVGALSKEGFTTNGRVMHGDAAELLNLVAVEEKADQIVVARSSKGGLTSRLFGSVTANLVMNASVPVTVVN, encoded by the coding sequence ATGTCTAATACACTTATCGTTGGCCTAGATGGCAGTGAATCCGGTTCCCGGGCACTCGCTTACGCAAAACGGCTCGCTTCACTTATCCCCGACTGTACTCTGGAGCTTGTCTACGTCATTGAGTGGACGCCCTACAGCTTTCAGACCCCTGAAGAAAACGCGACGCGGCATAAACGCCGTGAAGAGGAAATTGCCGTGGCGACGTCACGGGTGATTGATCCTGCCGTAGGCGCACTTAGCAAAGAAGGCTTTACCACCAACGGGCGCGTGATGCATGGCGATGCCGCAGAGCTGCTGAATCTGGTGGCGGTTGAAGAGAAAGCTGATCAGATTGTGGTTGCCCGTTCATCCAAAGGGGGGCTGACATCCCGTCTTTTTGGCAGCGTGACAGCCAATCTGGTGATGAATGCAAGCGTACCTGTAACTGTGGTTAACTGA
- a CDS encoding phytanoyl-CoA dioxygenase family protein, with product MDIIQLDQAISDAERAALLFAGNLLVYRQRPAMLRMIEYTRELLADELSGLDPVTVQEHLSREDFLNRVGAVQTRFRTSEAAKLIFFDVLRECGVTTEQCYYDHFPLRVVPFDTTHNGAHRAAIGHHRDTWGSNVQSQQNWWAPVFSLDAERTIAFYPDYWEKPLANNTAEWSFEAYMATRKTAQPERGIAYPSAPQPTETVDESGVVKVVIEPGDVLAFSSAHLHASVPNTTDAIRYSVEMRTIHQSDLAAGRMAPNVDNAATTPMYRWFRHVESRQSLSQSFSVES from the coding sequence GTGGATATTATTCAGCTAGATCAGGCCATCAGTGATGCCGAGCGGGCAGCGCTTTTATTTGCCGGTAATTTACTGGTGTACCGTCAGCGGCCGGCGATGTTGCGCATGATTGAGTATACCCGTGAGTTACTGGCAGATGAGCTGTCGGGGCTGGATCCGGTGACCGTGCAGGAGCACCTTTCCCGGGAAGATTTTCTGAACAGGGTCGGGGCGGTACAGACAAGATTTCGCACCAGTGAAGCGGCCAAACTTATCTTCTTTGATGTGTTACGTGAGTGCGGGGTCACGACTGAACAGTGTTATTACGATCATTTTCCGCTCAGAGTCGTGCCTTTTGATACCACTCATAATGGCGCACACCGGGCGGCGATTGGTCATCACCGGGATACCTGGGGCAGCAATGTGCAGAGTCAGCAGAACTGGTGGGCACCGGTGTTCAGTCTGGACGCTGAGCGCACGATTGCGTTTTATCCTGATTACTGGGAGAAGCCTCTGGCCAATAACACGGCTGAATGGAGTTTCGAGGCGTATATGGCCACCCGGAAAACGGCTCAGCCGGAACGTGGCATTGCTTATCCGTCTGCGCCGCAACCGACAGAAACGGTGGATGAGTCCGGGGTGGTGAAGGTGGTTATTGAGCCGGGAGATGTGCTGGCATTTTCCAGTGCCCATTTACACGCCAGTGTGCCCAATACCACGGATGCGATCCGTTACAGTGTTGAAATGCGGACCATTCATCAGAGTGATCTGGCCGCCGGCCGTATGGCTCCTAATGTGGATAACGCCGCGACGACGCCTATGTATCGCTGGTTCCGGCATGTGGAGAGCCGTCAGTCTCTTAGTCAGTCTTTTAGTGTTGAGAGCTGA
- a CDS encoding Lrp/AsnC family transcriptional regulator has product MDKFDQLIIQHLSEDARQSNAEVARKIGLSRTAVAGRLKRLEDKGIVSGYKIELRNPGKQVAAYFQMNFTHLDYDKLLPLISQIEEVKDCRSITGDIDLIVYAEADTMEQLDTVRIRLSELPKMSYLVTHPVLKDLKSCL; this is encoded by the coding sequence ATGGATAAGTTTGATCAACTGATCATTCAGCACCTGAGCGAAGACGCGCGACAATCCAACGCCGAGGTCGCCCGTAAAATTGGTTTATCAAGAACAGCCGTGGCCGGCCGGCTCAAACGGCTGGAAGACAAGGGAATTGTCAGCGGTTATAAAATAGAATTGCGTAACCCCGGCAAACAGGTAGCTGCCTATTTCCAGATGAATTTCACCCACCTTGATTACGACAAACTGCTGCCACTGATCAGCCAGATAGAAGAAGTGAAAGACTGCCGTTCCATTACCGGGGATATAGATCTGATTGTCTATGCGGAAGCCGACACGATGGAACAGCTGGACACCGTCAGAATCCGGCTAAGCGAATTACCGAAGATGTCCTATCTTGTTACCCACCCGGTGCTTAAAGATCTGAAATCATGCTTATGA
- a CDS encoding cryptochrome/photolyase family protein, with protein MTQLVWLRNDLRITDHPAFQQALQRSTPDSPVAAVHIATPAQWKKHNESSAKLSLRAALLQNLQQQLSAHGVKLYLLECNDFSACPPLLAQLCRELNCRNIHWLAESPLDENQRDIHTRAFLSSQDIQCHIQPVDQLVSTAVLNQQEQPYKVFTPFYKRWLQMLQQQDLTPLKTFPEVSHSETPAFPLAHWAGTYRDDLWPADAASIHRRLMHFCQQKLADYGNKRDIPSEPATSQISPYLALGAIGPRELLSAMRNSAWGADYWSESDWLRELAWRDFYRQLLIQFPAINKHKPFKADTDQICWQQNDAHWQAWCTGRTGFPIIDAAMRQLLQTGWMHNRLRMLTASFLTKLLFQDWRKGEAFFMQHLVDGDFASNNGGWQWSASVGCDAAPYFRIFNPLRQSEKFDPEGLFIRRFLPELASLDDKAIHNPGCEQRQMCGYPEAIIDYSSARQYAIEVFKQL; from the coding sequence ATGACGCAACTGGTCTGGCTTCGCAATGACTTACGCATCACCGACCATCCGGCTTTTCAGCAGGCATTGCAACGAAGTACCCCGGACAGCCCGGTTGCAGCGGTGCACATCGCCACCCCGGCACAGTGGAAAAAGCATAATGAATCGTCGGCAAAGCTCAGTTTACGGGCTGCCCTGCTGCAAAACCTGCAACAGCAGCTGAGCGCCCACGGGGTTAAGCTCTACCTGCTTGAATGCAATGATTTTTCCGCATGTCCACCATTACTCGCCCAACTGTGCCGTGAACTGAATTGCCGCAATATTCACTGGCTGGCAGAAAGCCCGCTGGATGAAAATCAGCGTGACATCCACACCCGGGCATTCCTGAGCAGCCAGGATATCCAGTGCCATATACAACCGGTTGATCAGTTGGTTAGCACTGCGGTACTTAACCAGCAGGAGCAGCCCTATAAGGTATTTACGCCCTTTTACAAACGCTGGTTACAGATGCTGCAGCAACAGGATCTGACACCTCTTAAAACCTTCCCAGAAGTCAGTCATTCAGAAACGCCGGCTTTCCCTCTGGCCCACTGGGCCGGCACATACCGGGATGATCTTTGGCCTGCTGATGCTGCCAGCATTCACCGGCGGTTAATGCATTTTTGCCAGCAAAAACTCGCAGATTACGGCAACAAACGGGACATACCCTCGGAACCGGCCACCAGCCAGATTTCTCCCTACCTTGCTCTGGGTGCCATTGGCCCACGGGAACTGCTCAGCGCGATGCGCAATTCAGCATGGGGCGCCGATTACTGGTCGGAATCCGACTGGTTACGGGAACTGGCCTGGCGGGACTTCTACCGGCAACTGCTGATTCAGTTTCCGGCAATCAACAAACATAAACCGTTTAAAGCCGACACTGATCAGATCTGCTGGCAACAGAATGATGCTCACTGGCAAGCCTGGTGCACCGGCCGTACCGGCTTTCCGATCATTGACGCGGCTATGCGTCAGTTGCTGCAAACCGGCTGGATGCATAACCGCCTGCGCATGCTGACCGCCAGTTTCCTCACTAAGTTGCTGTTTCAGGACTGGCGCAAAGGCGAAGCCTTTTTCATGCAACACCTGGTGGATGGCGACTTCGCCTCCAATAACGGCGGCTGGCAATGGAGTGCATCCGTTGGTTGTGATGCCGCTCCCTACTTCAGAATCTTCAACCCGCTGCGGCAATCAGAAAAGTTTGATCCGGAAGGCCTGTTTATCCGCCGTTTTTTACCGGAACTGGCATCCCTGGATGACAAAGCCATTCACAACCCGGGTTGCGAACAGCGGCAAATGTGCGGCTATCCTGAAGCGATCATCGACTATTCTTCCGCCCGGCAGTATGCCATTGAAGTATTTAAACAGCTCTGA
- a CDS encoding Fis family transcriptional regulator, with protein sequence MRKSDKKLDNQICKTLTVVCETALEHIYGFQWLTHRVDYQRFPASLKITCVFTDESDLERIRMQHEDTSLRNLISEALADIGIQLANPEAQIRFDSEDACEASHQGNWARRLG encoded by the coding sequence ATGCGTAAGTCTGATAAGAAGCTGGATAACCAGATCTGTAAAACCCTGACGGTGGTGTGTGAAACAGCACTGGAACATATCTATGGGTTTCAGTGGCTGACACACCGGGTTGATTATCAGCGTTTTCCTGCCTCATTAAAGATCACTTGCGTATTTACCGATGAGTCTGACCTTGAGCGGATCAGGATGCAGCATGAAGATACCAGCCTGCGTAACCTGATCAGTGAGGCGCTGGCGGATATCGGTATTCAGCTGGCAAATCCTGAAGCGCAGATCCGGTTCGACAGTGAAGACGCCTGTGAAGCATCCCATCAGGGGAACTGGGCCCGGCGGCTGGGCTGA
- the pdxR gene encoding MocR-like pyridoxine biosynthesis transcription factor PdxR has translation MLNHLFHLSPDSDASLQQQIREQISTAIMDGHIPCNVPLPSTRKLAEMLHVSRNTVILAYEHLIDDGYLISRERAGFYVNEEILRASVDGNNNQQTDSEEIQGNAPQWQNFLKFRPTEHKLNKVNRWQDYPYPFIYGQLDPKMFPTNHWRECCRESVSVQAISDWSGDRYDEDDPLLIEQIHSRLLPRRGVWADPEEILITVGAQHALYMILRLLLNRDACFGLEEPGYPDLTKMAASTEARIKPLAVDGDGLIVGEQLSDCDLLFTTPSHQFPTTVTMPLERRRQLLEQASRDDFLIIEDDYECEVTFADTPTPALKSLDKNDRVIYLGSLSKTLSPGLRVGYIVGPKALIREIREFRRMMLRHPPMNNQRSIGLFLARGYHDSLVRNLIQAYEARWQAVGDALQDCLPESAIPPVFGGSAYWVKGPEHLDARELKRLALQKGVVIESGDIYYYADNPPLNYFRLGYSSIATERIRPGIDRLAAIIHQLGE, from the coding sequence ATGCTGAACCACTTGTTTCACTTATCGCCGGACAGCGATGCCAGCCTGCAACAACAGATCCGGGAGCAGATCAGCACCGCCATTATGGACGGCCACATTCCCTGTAATGTACCGCTGCCTTCTACCCGTAAACTGGCAGAAATGCTCCATGTTTCCCGTAATACGGTCATTCTTGCCTATGAACATCTGATCGATGACGGCTATCTGATCTCCCGTGAGCGGGCCGGCTTTTACGTCAACGAAGAAATCCTCCGGGCCAGTGTTGATGGTAATAATAACCAGCAAACCGACAGCGAAGAGATTCAGGGCAATGCGCCCCAGTGGCAGAATTTTCTTAAGTTCCGCCCTACCGAACATAAGCTCAACAAGGTAAACCGCTGGCAGGATTATCCTTATCCGTTTATTTACGGCCAGCTGGATCCGAAAATGTTTCCCACCAACCATTGGCGGGAATGTTGCCGGGAATCCGTATCCGTCCAGGCTATCAGTGACTGGTCCGGTGACCGTTACGACGAAGATGATCCGCTGCTCATCGAGCAGATTCACTCCCGGCTGCTGCCCCGCCGGGGCGTCTGGGCGGACCCGGAAGAAATTCTCATCACCGTGGGCGCCCAGCATGCCCTGTACATGATCCTGCGGCTGTTGCTCAACCGCGACGCCTGCTTTGGTCTGGAAGAACCGGGCTATCCGGATCTCACCAAGATGGCTGCCAGCACCGAAGCCCGTATTAAACCACTGGCCGTTGATGGTGACGGCCTGATTGTTGGCGAACAGCTCAGTGATTGCGACCTGCTGTTCACTACCCCCAGCCACCAGTTTCCCACCACAGTGACCATGCCGCTGGAACGGCGCAGGCAACTGCTGGAACAGGCCTCACGGGATGATTTTCTGATCATTGAAGATGACTACGAATGCGAAGTCACCTTTGCGGACACCCCCACCCCGGCCCTGAAAAGTCTGGATAAGAACGACCGGGTCATCTATCTGGGCAGCCTGTCCAAAACCCTGTCGCCGGGGCTACGGGTCGGTTATATCGTGGGGCCTAAAGCCCTGATCCGGGAAATCCGGGAATTCCGCCGCATGATGCTGCGCCACCCACCGATGAACAACCAGCGATCCATTGGCCTGTTCCTTGCGCGCGGTTATCACGACTCATTGGTGCGTAACCTGATTCAGGCTTATGAAGCCCGCTGGCAGGCCGTCGGAGATGCCCTGCAGGACTGCCTGCCGGAATCCGCAATTCCGCCGGTATTTGGCGGCTCGGCCTACTGGGTTAAAGGCCCGGAACATCTTGACGCCCGGGAACTGAAACGGCTGGCCCTGCAAAAAGGTGTGGTCATTGAATCAGGCGATATTTATTACTACGCCGACAATCCGCCACTGAATTATTTCCGGCTGGGCTATTCATCCATTGCCACCGAACGGATCCGCCCCGGCATTGACCGCCTGGCCGCCATCATCCACCAGCTCGGCGAGTAA
- a CDS encoding DUF2970 domain-containing protein encodes MMQKEQQTPRDITFWDIFKSVLAAFFGVQSNRNRERDFSQGKPHHFILIGLLVAAIFVLLVYTVVKLVLLAAAAA; translated from the coding sequence ATGATGCAGAAAGAACAGCAAACACCCCGGGATATTACCTTCTGGGACATTTTTAAAAGTGTACTGGCTGCATTCTTCGGGGTGCAGAGTAACCGTAACCGTGAACGGGATTTCAGCCAGGGTAAGCCCCACCATTTTATTCTGATTGGATTACTGGTCGCAGCGATCTTTGTCCTGCTGGTATATACGGTCGTTAAACTGGTGTTGCTGGCCGCTGCTGCGGCTTAA
- a CDS encoding YbgA family protein, producing MKDKRQLIASTDNQTKSGIMVGISACLLGDEVRFNGGHSRSKYCCGPLQDYFRFEKFCPEVAAGFGIPRATLRLIGEPHDPRMVYTRDQETDVTEQFHAGYQARLEKLAHLDGYILAKNSPSCGMERVKVYQPNSHPHDIKSAGLFAKALMDRYPHLPLEEDGRLNDAHLRENFVQRVFAHHTFRQQVLTAPSVKNLLAFHSQYKYILMAHSQTEYRGLGRLLGQEHQQYTINELCDLYLQRFMKAISKPASRGNHYNVLLHLFGYLKPHLEGEVKQDILNTFESYLQGYVNLATALTLLHHYLRLFGSHYVQAQRYLSPYPKALGLRNQV from the coding sequence ATGAAAGATAAGCGCCAGCTGATTGCCAGCACAGACAACCAAACAAAGTCCGGCATTATGGTGGGCATAAGTGCCTGCCTGTTGGGCGATGAAGTCCGCTTCAACGGCGGACACAGCCGGTCAAAATATTGCTGCGGCCCCCTGCAGGATTACTTCCGGTTTGAAAAGTTCTGCCCGGAAGTGGCAGCCGGCTTTGGCATTCCCCGGGCAACCCTGCGCTTAATTGGCGAGCCTCATGATCCGCGCATGGTTTACACCCGTGATCAGGAAACCGATGTCACCGAACAGTTTCATGCCGGTTATCAGGCCCGCCTTGAAAAACTGGCCCATCTGGACGGTTACATTCTGGCAAAGAACTCCCCGAGCTGTGGCATGGAAAGGGTTAAGGTATATCAGCCAAACAGCCATCCCCACGATATAAAATCAGCAGGCCTGTTCGCCAAGGCCCTGATGGACCGCTACCCTCACCTGCCGCTTGAAGAAGACGGCCGCCTGAACGATGCTCACCTGCGGGAAAACTTTGTTCAGCGGGTATTTGCCCACCACACCTTTCGTCAGCAGGTGCTGACAGCGCCCTCAGTCAAAAACCTGCTGGCGTTTCACAGCCAGTATAAATACATCCTGATGGCGCATTCACAAACGGAATACCGCGGTCTGGGCCGGCTGTTAGGTCAGGAGCATCAGCAGTACACAATCAATGAACTGTGTGATCTTTACCTGCAACGGTTCATGAAAGCCATCAGCAAACCTGCCAGCCGGGGTAACCACTACAACGTACTGCTGCATCTGTTCGGGTATCTGAAACCCCACCTTGAAGGCGAGGTAAAACAGGATATTCTCAATACCTTTGAAAGTTACCTTCAGGGCTACGTCAATCTGGCCACCGCACTGACCCTGCTGCATCATTATCTGCGACTGTTCGGCAGCCACTACGTACAGGCCCAGCGCTACCTGAGCCCTTACCCAAAGGCTCTGGGATTACGTAATCAGGTATAA
- a CDS encoding NAD(P)/FAD-dependent oxidoreductase → MSDSYDFAIIGAGLAGSFCAGLLQTDYPKLCVLEKSRGTGGRLSSRQYQSLSYDLGSPCLHLDPEQFGDELLQWQNAGVLKRWPEADHDPFLAYVGRPNMSSLTRHLIGNAEIHTRTRIERLEHLGDCWQLKDIDEQTICYTKGLIICAPARQTCALLAGTPCSEDWLTRSHTSSQTSRAQWCMAIEVNRELPAPGYIAPDNSIITRIVNDSNKPGRENIFNLWMIQADTEWSIQYADSHHEQVQQELEQEFCRIMQLDPQDITSQSPHRWNLAKHERTAGPLALWDSELKLGIAADWLGEANINSALLSARNLCELIRS, encoded by the coding sequence ATGTCTGACTCATACGACTTTGCAATCATAGGTGCAGGCCTGGCAGGCAGTTTTTGTGCCGGCCTGCTGCAAACCGACTACCCGAAACTCTGTGTGCTGGAAAAAAGCCGCGGCACTGGCGGGCGGCTCAGCAGCAGACAGTACCAAAGCCTCAGTTACGACCTTGGCTCCCCCTGCCTGCACCTTGATCCTGAACAGTTCGGCGATGAACTGTTGCAATGGCAAAACGCCGGGGTACTGAAACGCTGGCCGGAAGCCGACCATGACCCCTTTCTGGCGTATGTGGGCCGCCCCAACATGAGCAGCCTGACCCGGCATTTAATCGGTAATGCGGAAATACATACCCGAACACGGATAGAACGGCTCGAACATCTGGGCGACTGCTGGCAGCTGAAGGACATCGACGAACAAACCATCTGCTATACCAAAGGCCTGATTATCTGCGCTCCGGCACGTCAGACTTGTGCCCTGCTGGCCGGCACTCCCTGCTCAGAGGACTGGCTGACCCGCAGCCACACATCCAGCCAGACCAGCCGTGCCCAGTGGTGCATGGCGATAGAGGTCAACCGCGAACTGCCCGCTCCGGGGTATATCGCACCGGATAACAGCATCATTACCCGCATTGTCAACGACAGCAACAAACCCGGCCGGGAAAATATTTTTAACCTTTGGATGATCCAGGCGGACACCGAATGGAGTATACAGTATGCAGACTCCCACCATGAGCAAGTTCAGCAGGAGTTGGAGCAGGAGTTCTGCCGCATCATGCAGCTTGATCCACAGGACATCACCAGCCAGTCGCCGCACCGCTGGAATCTGGCAAAGCATGAGCGAACCGCGGGGCCACTTGCCCTGTGGGACAGCGAACTGAAACTGGGTATCGCTGCCGACTGGCTCGGAGAGGCAAATATCAACAGTGCCCTCCTCAGCGCCAGAAACTTATGTGAACTGATACGCAGCTGA
- a CDS encoding sulfite exporter TauE/SafE family protein: MTFTLIDLLALTIAIVGSTLQGMVGIGFGLLAAPLLFLIDPAYVPVPVIFGGFMLSLLVVSSQRHELHWRRVMPAILARIPGSYIGVLLLLAMPSHILAIVFGSSLLIAVYVSCRRFNITATPVNLGIGGFISGIVGTATSVGGPPIALVYQNETRITARNELAAFFLIGSPLSLVLLFLEGTVTDEHIMLSVKLLPGMFIGWLLSRYLGGKLKQQSARPALLIISAVSAVMVLSKGLMAL; encoded by the coding sequence GTGACCTTTACCCTGATTGATTTACTGGCTCTGACCATTGCCATTGTCGGCAGTACGCTGCAAGGCATGGTGGGTATTGGTTTTGGTTTGCTGGCCGCTCCCTTACTGTTCCTGATTGATCCTGCTTATGTGCCGGTGCCGGTTATTTTTGGCGGTTTCATGCTGTCATTGCTGGTGGTGTCGTCCCAGCGGCATGAGTTGCACTGGCGACGGGTCATGCCGGCGATTCTTGCCCGGATACCGGGTTCTTACATCGGGGTGTTACTGTTACTGGCGATGCCGTCACATATTCTGGCCATAGTGTTTGGCAGCAGCTTACTGATTGCGGTGTATGTCAGTTGCCGGCGTTTCAATATTACGGCGACCCCTGTGAACCTTGGTATCGGTGGTTTTATTTCCGGCATTGTCGGTACGGCGACTTCTGTGGGCGGGCCGCCTATTGCACTGGTGTATCAGAATGAAACCCGGATTACCGCGCGTAATGAGCTGGCGGCATTTTTCCTGATTGGCTCACCGCTGTCGCTGGTGCTGTTATTTCTTGAGGGGACGGTAACTGACGAGCATATTATGCTGAGTGTGAAGCTGTTGCCGGGGATGTTTATTGGCTGGCTGTTATCCCGCTATCTGGGCGGGAAACTGAAGCAGCAGTCTGCCCGGCCGGCGTTGCTGATTATTTCTGCCGTATCGGCGGTGATGGTGCTGAGTAAAGGGCTGATGGCACTATAG
- a CDS encoding GNAT family N-acetyltransferase, with the protein MSTSATEWRWQTFKQLSNTELYDILALRQQVFVLEQSCLYADIDHKDQQCHHLSGWCDSELQGYLRVVPPGLAYHEVALGRILTAESARGSGLGRQLVSRALDEVSLLYPGQSVRISAQLYLERFYAGFGFRAVSAPYDEDGIPHIEMLLRSP; encoded by the coding sequence TTGAGTACTTCCGCAACTGAATGGCGCTGGCAGACTTTTAAGCAGTTAAGCAATACTGAGCTGTATGACATTCTGGCGTTGCGTCAGCAGGTATTTGTGCTCGAACAGTCCTGCCTTTATGCCGACATTGATCATAAAGATCAGCAGTGTCATCACCTCAGCGGCTGGTGTGATAGTGAACTGCAGGGCTATCTGCGGGTCGTACCGCCGGGGCTGGCGTATCATGAAGTAGCCTTAGGCCGTATTCTGACGGCAGAGTCCGCCCGGGGCAGCGGGCTGGGCAGGCAACTGGTCAGCCGGGCGCTGGATGAAGTGTCTTTGCTGTATCCCGGTCAGTCGGTGCGGATTTCAGCGCAGCTGTATCTTGAGCGTTTTTATGCCGGGTTTGGTTTCCGGGCGGTTTCGGCTCCCTATGATGAAGATGGCATTCCTCATATTGAAATGTTGTTGCGTTCCCCCTGA
- a CDS encoding ABC transporter ATP-binding protein translates to MSVTTATHATSDDQYVRFVNVKKSYDQQNLVVKNFNLDIKKGEFVTLLGPSGSGKTTCLMMLAGFEDVTSGEILIAGNPVNDIAPYHRNIGMVFQTYALFPHMTISENLAYPLKVRKIAASEVDRRVKEALALVELADFGKRYPGQLSGGQKQRVALARSLIFEPSIVLMDEPLGALDKNLREQMQFEIKRLHEDLGFTAIYVTHDQTEALTMSDRIAVFDDGVVKQCAAPDVLYEQPSCAFVADFIGENNHIPGTVTRVDAGKAEVRLADGTLTTTQNPNCPDAGEDCVVTIRPENLFIAREGQVLDNCVDASFITRLYVGDSIRYFFRLSDGSEIMVKTLNDQDAPHIATGSTVQLTWAGNGGLALARAS, encoded by the coding sequence ATGTCTGTTACAACCGCCACACACGCAACATCCGACGACCAGTACGTGCGCTTCGTCAACGTCAAGAAGAGTTACGATCAGCAAAATCTGGTGGTTAAAAATTTCAATCTGGATATCAAAAAGGGTGAGTTCGTCACCCTGCTGGGGCCTTCCGGCTCAGGGAAAACCACCTGCCTGATGATGCTGGCAGGATTCGAAGATGTTACCAGCGGCGAAATTCTCATTGCCGGCAATCCGGTGAATGATATCGCCCCTTACCACCGTAACATCGGCATGGTGTTCCAGACTTACGCGCTGTTTCCGCATATGACCATCAGTGAGAATCTGGCGTACCCGCTGAAGGTACGTAAGATTGCCGCCAGCGAAGTTGACCGCCGGGTAAAAGAAGCGCTGGCACTGGTGGAACTGGCAGACTTTGGTAAACGCTATCCGGGCCAGTTGTCCGGTGGCCAGAAACAACGGGTGGCACTGGCACGCTCGCTGATCTTTGAACCCAGCATCGTATTAATGGATGAACCCCTGGGCGCACTGGATAAAAACCTCCGCGAACAGATGCAGTTCGAAATTAAACGTCTGCATGAAGATCTCGGCTTTACCGCCATCTACGTCACCCATGACCAGACCGAAGCACTCACCATGTCTGACCGCATCGCGGTATTTGATGACGGTGTGGTGAAACAGTGTGCCGCCCCGGATGTGCTTTACGAGCAGCCAAGCTGTGCCTTTGTGGCCGACTTCATCGGTGAAAACAATCATATTCCGGGCACAGTTACCCGGGTAGATGCCGGCAAGGCGGAAGTACGTCTGGCCGACGGTACCCTGACCACCACACAGAACCCGAACTGCCCGGATGCAGGTGAAGACTGTGTCGTCACAATCCGGCCGGAAAACCTGTTTATCGCCCGCGAAGGTCAGGTGCTGGATAACTGCGTTGACGCCAGTTTTATCACCCGCCTCTATGTGGGGGATTCAATCCGTTACTTCTTCCGCCTCAGCGACGGCTCAGAAATCATGGTGAAAACCCTTAATGATCAGGATGCCCCGCACATTGCTACCGGCAGCACAGTGCAGCTCACCTGGGCGGGCAATGGCGGCCTGGCTCTGGCCCGCGCCAGTTAA